The following are from one region of the Oncorhynchus masou masou isolate Uvic2021 unplaced genomic scaffold, UVic_Omas_1.1 unplaced_scaffold_7309, whole genome shotgun sequence genome:
- the LOC135537242 gene encoding sodium-dependent phosphate transporter 2-like translates to MMSGFLFFLIRHFILNQDDPVPNGLRALPVFYASTIGINAFSILYTGAPLLGLEMLPVWAIALITLAGALVCAAVVWFAVCPWMRRKIA, encoded by the exons ATGATGTCAGGGTTCCTCTTCTTTCTCATCAGACACTTCATCCTGAATCAG GATGACCCGGTGCCCAACGGTCTCCGTGCCCTGCCAGTGTTCTACGCCTCAACAATAGGCATCAACGCCTTCTCCATCCTTTACACAGGAGCACCAT tGCTAGGTCTGGAGATGTTACCGGTGTGGGCTATAGCTCTGATCACGCTGGCGGGGGCTCTGGTCTGTGCTGCCGTGGTCTGGTTTGCTGTCTGCCCCTGGATGAGACGGAAGATAGCAA